GTCATGGTAAATTTCAACTAGTCAATGTTTAAGTGTagtattattaataatttagcCGCtagatgctgctgcttttaCTCTGACGTCTCTGACTCTTCGTCTGTGACCTCGGCTCAGTTCTGTGGCTCATATCAAGTAGTTagtaataaaaagtatttctcATATATGTAGGTACTTGTGGGTAATGCTAGGTATCGTCATCATcagtgtatatataaaaacaatgcCCTTAGAtcggttttcttttctttttcacttttccatttccattttcgctTCGtaatttgttggttttggttgTTCTTCTTGAGTGGCCTACAACATCTTTTAACGCATGTCTATAAAAGTATGTATGTCGTTTCCAAGGCTCCGAGGCTGAACTTTCGGTtagtttctgtttcggtttcaatGGGCTAGGCTAAGCAAATATACAAAAGCTACTTAAATTAGTTAGCATGTACAGTACCGGGCGTACTCGTAGGTATATATCGTATTATCGTAtgagtgtgtatatatatttaaatggttCCATTATTCGCCTTTACCGATAGGTTTCTTGATCCGTTCTTTAAACATAAACTCGTAGCTAGGTGTTACTTACAAATGTGGCCTTCTTAGATTAGGACTAACTCTCACACAcactatacatacatacacccacacatacacacactcaaacacacacataaccATGGGCAGTAGTCGGCATTGGGTACAGTGTGTGCCATAAGTTTTGTCGCCTGGATGACAGCGCTTTGCATTCAGCTCACTTGAAGGTTGCAAGTCGTTTAAGGCCGTTGTTGGAATTTTCAgttatacaatatatataatattcataTGTTTATgcagtaaatatatttttgtccTGTCTATTGGAAGGTCTACACTAAGCCCTGCGCCCAGTCCGTCATAGGCGGCACACACTGTCCGCGTTCGCTGATGCGCATCCCGCACCAgattcggatacggatacggatactcGTAATTAGCTACTTAAGAACTAATTTGGAAAAGTTTCTCTAGGTgaccaaaaatccaaaaatattgAACTGCGCTCAAGCGTTAGAGTAAAAAATGTACCACCTCCTGGATTGCCCTTCGtatataatacaaaaacatattGCCTAGATCTAAGCTAAGTCCATCGACCGCCGTTACAGCCAGCGACTCAGTATGTggcagaggagcagcagccccaGGTTCGCGTACACGGAGCAGGCCTTTCCGCACAGCTTGATGCCGCTCTCCTGGAATGGGAAACGGAAATTAGGTGTAAGTGAATTAGGTCAGGTGGTCAGGGGTGGTCATTGATTCCCAAAAAAGTTGGTTGCAGCTGGGGCAGGTAATATATGCTTTTTCAAATGTAAGAACATTCACTGAAGTTGAGGTGATGGTGACCCCGATTTGTTATATAAATTAGATGATTGTTGTGATACCACACGGATTATTAAAGGTTATTGTATAATTCACGCACgtaatataacatatttttatatgaacACATGTAACAGGCCACCTTCTGTGGTAAAAATAGATTTCTAACGATGTGTGTCAGTGGAACACCCAATATGAAGCACCTTTCCCAGCCACTACCCAAGTTAATAGCCCAAGTTCCACAAAGCACCCCCTGAATTCAAGGAGCCCCAAGGACCCCGAAGGACTTACGTTCGCGTGCCGACTGATGCAGCTGTGGGGTCGCATGCGGTTGAACTCCCGAGCCTGCTTGTAGCAGGCCAGCGAGTCGTTGACCGACAGGTGGTAGTCGATCGGCTGCGGATTGACCGTGAGGACGACGGAGCCGTCCCTGGGACAGAGCTGGTCGATGACCAGCAGGATGAGGTTGCTGAACGGGATGGGCAGGACGACAAATGGCCGCTCACATGCATGGGCTGTCATATTGTAGACAACGTTGTCCTTCTCGTTGAACAGCGTGAACAGTTCGCGCTTCATGTCGCACGGCTTGAGCCGCGTGCGATGGAGCGTCAAGTAGCGCAGCCAGAGTTCATCGTCCTTCTTCCCATGCCCATTGCCGTTGCGGCCATGGTGCTCCGGATGCGGctccggcggcggtggctccGTGTCGTTGGAGTCGCCGTACATGTCCGCATAGTGGCTGGACACTCCGGGCGCCCACTGCAACAGTTGTACAATATACCACAGCGCCGTATGCAGCAGCCATTTGCCCACGCGCAGCAGATGGAACAGGGGCTACAAGAAGAGTGTTGTTAGCAAGAgatattcattttgtttgaatATTAATTGGAAATAAACTGAATGAATGATCCATGTGATCCATGAGTAAACCATTCCTACCGATAGCAGCATGCTGGAGGCGTTGTTGTCGTTCTTGGACTCGAAGCACACCGCCTGGTAGTCGTAGACGGTGACCTGTGTGTAGACATTCTCCTCCAGCAGACGCTTCATGATCGCTCCGTTCACCTCGCCAAAGAAGCGCCCCGTCTCGTGGACCCTCGTCGAAATGATCACATAGCCATTGTTGTCCAGTATATAGCAGTCTTTGTCATCCACGGCACAGGCCTATATACACATACCGATTATAAGTAAGAGTTTCAAAGTAAGATAGTCGAACCCACATTGCCGGTGATGTTGTGGAAGAGTTTGTAGAGCGCCGAGTGCTGAAACTGGAAGCCCACAACAGCCGCCGGTGCCGTCTTGCCGCCCTCATTGTGGAAGACGGCGTGACTGGCGGTCACCAGGATCTCTGAGTTGCTCTCTGCAGTTGGGAAGTCATGTATGATTATGATGTTAGCACGTACGATGATGTACATCTCAACTTACCACCCGCATCGAAGGGCACGGAGTAAACAAAGCTCTCCTCCCGCACAAAGTGTTGGTCCACGGCGCGTTTGTACCAAATCTCATCGATGGCCCGCGTGTTATTCTGGCTAAAAGTCTCGCTGCATGTGGAACTCCCATTAGTCTTAATTCCCATCAAAGTACAGGGGGTATCCCCGACTCACCCGACTCCGGACTCCTCGGCAGCATTCGAGTGGAACTCATGCCAGCGGGTGAGGCCACTGTGGGTGGCCAAGAAGGCGACGGTGACGCCAAAACGCTGCTTGAATTCGTTTCTGTGCAAACAGATGAATTAAGTTAGAAGAGCCGAACAAGTTAATGTGGCAAATAGCTAAATGAGTAGGTTGAACTTAGACTAGTTAACAGGACTGAGTATCGAAGTAAATTGATTGTGGTTTACCTTGGCAGCAAACCCATTAGAACAGCTATTGGGCTTGATGCGCTTGTGCTAGATTTGTTTGAATGGTTTGGTATTTCATAATGGAGAGGCATTATGTTTTGTGGTATCACGTTGCGGGGATATTCAAGAGttcaaatacatatttaatatagtAGAGTTGTATTAGAgtgttggttggttgggtgcaaaaattcaatatgaGAAAGACATTCAGCGACAGCGACAAGGACGACACAAAGAATCggtataaaatgcaaataaaagtgaGAAAAGAAGGGCGtacacagaaataaaaaacggtTAATATGTGCTGCATTTCCGGTGCGTAAACTCGAGTGCATAGCGTTGACTGTACTGAAGGTGTCTGACGAGTCAAGCCTAGCATTGGCTCAAAGCCAATCCCCAAGATCCTCGCCCCTCGCCACTTACCCCTTGTCGTCCTTGGAGTTGAAGCTGGTGTTGTTGGAGAACCACCCGGTCACTCGGGCATCGAAAACTAGAGCTTGCATCAGCTGCCGATCGCCTGAAAATCAAATGGACAGTGTCAAAGGAATCAAAAATGGGAGGGAAACATGGTTACGAGTAGATAATGGTTGCAGTGGCATTACTGGCTCTAGTACTACAACCATTATGGCAAACTTTTAGCTGGATGTGAGCATACTATTTAGATAATACATTAACAATGAGAAAGTCCTCTGTGACATGCAACGATTTGAGTGCAAATTCCGCAGCTAACTACAGAAACTACTTGCTAATTCAAATTATAACTTATTGAAGTAAAGGAGGTTTGCAGTGGCCCAATCAATTTGGTGTTGCCTCCATTTCGATCCATAGCTGCGATCGATGTTTAGTTATAAGAGGAATTCTGAAGACTTTGGCTGGGATCAGACTACATTTATCGGCCATTTCCGCCGGATGTGCAGGTGCGTAGGTCGGAAATGAGAACGGTGCTACTGAGTGCGACTGAGCTGAGTgtgattaattaatttgtaattgtaattttcgTGGGTGCACAACTGTGACTAGGATGACTTTTGATATTCGTTACTCACAATAGTAGCTTTCTTTTTCATTGATTGATGGATAACGGCCGGTTGATGAGTTGTTAGCTGTGAATTTGCATGAACATTGAAATCGCAATCGTAATTTTCGCACATCGAACACAAAAACGCATAACAGAGTCTGGGAAAGCGGCGGCTTATCGAAGCGATCGAttcgagtacgagtacgagtatcgGAAATGGATAATCTAACCGGAAGTGGATGTGGGGTGTGGGCTACTATATACTTACAGAACATGGCGGCCGCGTGCTCCGGGGGCATTGCACTCCGACTTCCCGGCCATCGCCAGCCAGGCTCGGACATACGCTCGAGAAAGTACAGCAGTTCGATCTCTGGCGTTTTGAATGTCCGGTTGCTGTGCTTACAGAATAGCCTGAAAACATCGTATAACCTTATTGGTTTGAACACGGGCTCATTATATTGTTGTCAGCTCACCAATCGGGATGTATTTTCCACCGCTTGCCACTGAAAACGCTGCGCAAGTTGGTGCCCTTTATGCTTATGCGATGGATCTCCTGGTCAGCTCGGATGTCCATGTGACTCACGCCGTACTGCTCCGGATAGGAAATGACCAGAGTAAAGGGGGTCTTCTTGATGGCCGTCCAGTAGTATTGTCGCTTTATGCGTGCCACCCGTTTCTATCATATAAGAACATACATCAGAATATAACTGGGAGGTAATATGCATAACTCTTACCATGTCATCGAAATGATTTTTGACCAACATCCATTTGCTGCCTGTCGATTGATTGATTATAGAATCTCTTATCTGTTGAATAAAGAATATAACGTATGTTACTGAAGAACTTTAAGAAAGTCCTGAAAAGGGGTTTACCGTCATCAGCACTGGATTAAAGTCTCTGGCGGCTCGATCGTCATCCAATAGCTCGACTTCAATCATGTCAACGCTATTGTATGCTGGCTTTAATATGTAGCCTTGGAACTGTAATCGAAAAGCCATGGAttattgaaatacatttatgcCAAGGATTTCGAAGGGATTTCACTTACAACTGGACGAAAGTCTGGATGGAATAGTACATAACCATTGTTGGTTACTATAAACGCATAGCCATTCACGCCGAGCTAAAGATAGATATAAAGTAAATGAGTTATTTTTCTAGGATCCTAGTAATCCCAACTTACCGCGAACGGCGACAGCAgctttttgatttcattgatgGGCACATCCGTGCCGGCCACGCCCAATATATTCGCAATCCTAGTCTGTGCGTGAGAAGTTTTGAGAGATATATTTAGAGAGGTGTCGGGTCAAGTGAGTGAAAACGAAACATATACACAAGTTGgactttaaattttacaaGTACAGAGAATGGTAGTTAATTTGTAGGTTTTGCATGTTAATCAAATACTGGaaaatgaatttgaaatttgaattcGATAAATGGCATTGCTAGTACAAAACGCCTTAAGGCATCTCAAAGTAAAATACAAAGATGTAAATCAAAAACGGAAACAATGTCGAATGCAA
This sequence is a window from Drosophila teissieri strain GT53w chromosome 2R, Prin_Dtei_1.1, whole genome shotgun sequence. Protein-coding genes within it:
- the LOC122613945 gene encoding voltage-dependent calcium channel subunit alpha-2/delta-3 isoform X1, coding for MAWSRLLAWWRLCLGLLSVLVCLAPCVNLQPAENINYNLVHSWADKLGMELFHLGDFITRRKEVQESFKDAKVVSRNGASIVDSMAKEIEMMMDLKVSAVRRIMDTAENTALSHQNDMADKMFSYYNAKEMLEPGDPVPPIPTPAPDMDKDIGEPLIYVRPKEVVLEPRPEFHNTPVNFSVSSVHVPVNVFDRAPDVIKAIQWSENLDQIFRDNYKNDPTLSWQFFGSSTGFMRQFPASKWRKDVPVDLYDCRLRSWYMEAATSPKDIVILMDGSGSMLGQRLDIAKHVVKTILDTLGTNDFVNIFTFDKEVSPVVPCFEDTLIQANLGNIRELKEGIDLFRPKSIANYTAALTKAFELLEETKLSSRGAQCNQAIMIIGDGAPENNREVFELHNWRDPPYKPVRVFTYLIGKEVANWDDIRWMACENQGYYVHLSETAEVREMVLNYIPVMARPLVLGRHDHPVIWSQVYADIEDTKISDYLWDINQCENQKADVLEYWKVQDRMLEPSEMHRRKYRRMKDTWDQPLDPKMYQFMTTVSMPIYDRRENATRIANILGVAGTDVPINEIKKLLSPFALGVNGYAFIVTNNGYVLFHPDFRPVFQGYILKPAYNSVDMIEVELLDDDRAARDFNPVLMTIRDSIINQSTGSKWMLVKNHFDDMKRVARIKRQYYWTAIKKTPFTLVISYPEQYGVSHMDIRADQEIHRISIKGTNLRSVFSGKRWKIHPDWLFCKHSNRTFKTPEIELLYFLERMSEPGWRWPGSRSAMPPEHAAAMFSNNSSTGRYPSINEKESYYCDRQLMQALVFDARVTGWFSNNTSFNSKDDKGNEFKQRFGVTVAFLATHSGLTRWHEFHSNAAEESGVGETFSQNNTRAIDEIWYKRAVDQHFVREESFVYSVPFDAGESNSEILVTASHAVFHNEGGKTAPAAVVGFQFQHSALYKLFHNITGNACAVDDKDCYILDNNGYVIISTRVHETGRFFGEVNGAIMKRLLEENVYTQVTVYDYQAVCFESKNDNNASSMLLSPLFHLLRVGKWLLHTALWYIVQLLQWAPGVSSHYADMYGDSNDTEPPPPEPHPEHHGRNGNGHGKKDDELWLRYLTLHRTRLKPCDMKRELFTLFNEKDNVVYNMTAHACERPFVVLPIPFSNLILLVIDQLCPRDGSVVLTVNPQPIDYHLSVNDSLACYKQAREFNRMRPHSCISRHANESGIKLCGKACSVYANLGLLLLCHILSRWL
- the LOC122613945 gene encoding voltage-dependent calcium channel subunit alpha-2/delta-3 isoform X2, which gives rise to MAWSRLLAWWRLCLGLLSVLVCLAPCVNLQPAENINYNLVHSWADKLGMELFHLGDFITRRKEVQESFKDAKVVSRNGASIVDSMAKEIEMMMDLKVSAVRRIMDTAENTALSHQNDMADKMFSYYNAKEMLEPGDPVPPIPTPAPDMDKDIGEPLIYVRPKEVVLEPRPEFHNTPVNFSVSSVHVPVNVFDRAPDVIKAIQWSENLDQIFRDNYKNDPTLSWQFFGSSTGFMRQFPASKWRKDVPVDLYDCRLRSWYMEAATSPKDIVILMDGSGSMLGQRLDIAKHVVKTILDTLGTNDFVNIFTFDKEVSPVVPCFEDTLIQANLGNIRELKEGIDLFRPKSIANYTAALTKAFELLEETKLSSRGAQCNQAIMIIGDGAPENNREVFELHNWRDPPYKPVRVFTYLIGKEVANWDDIRWMACENQGYYVHLSETAEVREMVLNYIPVMARPLVLGRHDHPVIWSQVYADIEDTKISDYLWDINQCENQKADVLEYWKVQDRMLEPSEMHRRKYRRMKDTWDQPLDPKMYQFMTTVSMPIYDRRENATRIANILGVAGTDVPINEIKKLLSPFALGVNGYAFIVTNNGYVLFHPDFRPVFQGYILKPAYNSVDMIEVELLDDDRAARDFNPVLMTIRDSIINQSTGSKWMLVKNHFDDMKRVARIKRQYYWTAIKKTPFTLVISYPEQYGVSHMDIRADQEIHRISIKGTNLRSVFSGKRWKIHPDWLFCKHSNRTFKTPEIELLYFLERMSEPGWRWPGSRSAMPPEHAAAMFCDRQLMQALVFDARVTGWFSNNTSFNSKDDKGNEFKQRFGVTVAFLATHSGLTRWHEFHSNAAEESGVGETFSQNNTRAIDEIWYKRAVDQHFVREESFVYSVPFDAGESNSEILVTASHAVFHNEGGKTAPAAVVGFQFQHSALYKLFHNITGNACAVDDKDCYILDNNGYVIISTRVHETGRFFGEVNGAIMKRLLEENVYTQVTVYDYQAVCFESKNDNNASSMLLSPLFHLLRVGKWLLHTALWYIVQLLQWAPGVSSHYADMYGDSNDTEPPPPEPHPEHHGRNGNGHGKKDDELWLRYLTLHRTRLKPCDMKRELFTLFNEKDNVVYNMTAHACERPFVVLPIPFSNLILLVIDQLCPRDGSVVLTVNPQPIDYHLSVNDSLACYKQAREFNRMRPHSCISRHANESGIKLCGKACSVYANLGLLLLCHILSRWL
- the LOC122613945 gene encoding voltage-dependent calcium channel subunit alpha-2/delta-3 isoform X4, coding for MAWSRLLAWWRLCLGLLSVLVCLAPCVNLQPAENINYNLVHSWADKLGMELFHLGDFITRRKEVQESFKDAKVVSRNGASIVDSMAKEIEMMMDLKVSAVRRIMDTAENTALSHQNDMADKMFSYYNAKEMLEPGDPVPPIPTPAPDMDKDIGEPLIYVRPKEVVLEPRPEFHNTPVNFSVSSVHVPVNVFDRAPDVIKAIQWSENLDQIFRDNYKNDPTLSWQFFGSSTGFMRQFPASKWRKDVPVDLYDCRLRSWYMEAATSPKDIVILMDGSGSMLGQRLDIAKHVVKTILDTLGTNDFVNIFTFDKEVSPVVPCFEDTLIQANLGNIRELKEGIDLFRPKSIANYTAALTKAFELLEETKLSSRGAQCNQAIMIIGDGAPENNREVFELHNWRDPPYKPVRVFTYLIGKEVANWDDIRWMACENQGYYVHLSETAEVREMVLNYIPVMARPLVLGRHDHPVIWSQVYADIEDTKISDYLWDINQCENQKADVLEYWKVQDRMLEPSEMHRRKYRRMKDTWDQPLDPKMYQFMTTVSMPIYDRRENALINLTTDINPAAKINLQVTRIANILGVAGTDVPINEIKKLLSPFALGVNGYAFIVTNNGYVLFHPDFRPVFQGYILKPAYNSVDMIEVELLDDDRAARDFNPVLMTIRDSIINQSTGSKWMLVKNHFDDMKRVARIKRQYYWTAIKKTPFTLVISYPEQYGVSHMDIRADQEIHRISIKGTNLRSVFSGKRWKIHPDWLFCKHSNRTFKTPEIELLYFLERMSEPGWRWPGSRSAMPPEHAAAMFSNNSSTGRYPSINEKESYYCDRQLMQALVFDARVTGWFSNNTSFNSKDDKGTSASSPIAVLMGLLPRNEFKQRFGVTVAFLATHSGLTRWHEFHSNAAEESGVGETFSQNNTRAIDEIWYKRAVDQHFVREESFVYSVPFDAGESNSEILVTASHAVFHNEGGKTAPAAVVGFQFQHSALYKLFHNITGNACAVDDKDCYILDNNGYVIISTRVHETGRFFGEVNGAIMKRLLEENVYTQVTVYDYQAVCFESKNDNNASSMLLSPLFHLLRVGKWLLHTALWYIVQLLQWAPGVSSHYADMYGDSNDTEPPPPEPHPEHHGRNGNGHGKKDDELWLRYLTLHRTRLKPCDMKRELFTLFNEKDNVVYNMTAHACERPFVVLPIPFSNLILLVIDQLCPRDGSVVLTVNPQPIDYHLSVNDSLACYKQAREFNRMRPHSCISRHANESGIKLCGKACSVYANLGLLLLCHILSRWL
- the LOC122613945 gene encoding voltage-dependent calcium channel subunit alpha-2/delta-3 isoform X5, producing MAWSRLLAWWRLCLGLLSVLVCLAPCVNLQPAENINYNLVHSWADKLGMELFHLGDFITRRKEVQESFKDAKVVSRNGASIVDSMAKEIEMMMDLKVSAVRRIMDTAENTALSHQNDMADKMFSYYNAKEMLEPGDPVPPIPTPAPDMDKDIGEPLIYVRPKEVVLEPRPEFHNTPVNFSVSSVHVPVNVFDRAPDVIKAIQWSENLDQIFRDNYKNDPTLSWQFFGSSTGFMRQFPASKWRKDVPVDLYDCRLRSWYMEAATSPKDIVILMDGSGSMLGQRLDIAKHVVKTILDTLGTNDFVNIFTFDKEVSPVVPCFEDTLIQANLGNIRELKEGIDLFRPKSIANYTAALTKAFELLEETKLSSRGAQCNQAIMIIGDGAPENNREVFELHNWRDPPYKPVRVFTYLIGKEVANWDDIRWMACENQGYYVHLSETAEVREMVLNYIPVMARPLVLGRHDHPVIWSQVYADIEDTKISDYLWDINQCENQKADVLEYWKVQDRMLEPSEMHRRKYRRMKDTWDQPLDPKMYQFMTTVSMPIYDRRENANITEEVLINEALWELQTRETRIANILGVAGTDVPINEIKKLLSPFALGVNGYAFIVTNNGYVLFHPDFRPVFQGYILKPAYNSVDMIEVELLDDDRAARDFNPVLMTIRDSIINQSTGSKWMLVKNHFDDMKRVARIKRQYYWTAIKKTPFTLVISYPEQYGVSHMDIRADQEIHRISIKGTNLRSVFSGKRWKIHPDWLFCKHSNRTFKTPEIELLYFLERMSEPGWRWPGSRSAMPPEHAAAMFCDRQLMQALVFDARVTGWFSNNTSFNSKDDKGNEFKQRFGVTVAFLATHSGLTRWHEFHSNAAEESGVGETFSQNNTRAIDEIWYKRAVDQHFVREESFVYSVPFDAGESNSEILVTASHAVFHNEGGKTAPAAVVGFQFQHSALYKLFHNITGNACAVDDKDCYILDNNGYVIISTRVHETGRFFGEVNGAIMKRLLEENVYTQVTVYDYQAVCFESKNDNNASSMLLSPLFHLLRVGKWLLHTALWYIVQLLQWAPGVSSHYADMYGDSNDTEPPPPEPHPEHHGRNGNGHGKKDDELWLRYLTLHRTRLKPCDMKRELFTLFNEKDNVVYNMTAHACERPFVVLPIPFSNLILLVIDQLCPRDGSVVLTVNPQPIDYHLSVNDSLACYKQAREFNRMRPHSCISRHANESGIKLCGKACSVYANLGLLLLCHILSRWL